The Clostridia bacterium genome includes a region encoding these proteins:
- a CDS encoding ABC transporter substrate-binding protein has product AAGYGVTSVLETLPLLGPLFKDNSGTGDIHLRISTFAVLTSTLMLEAVGLVAGLLPAIKAARMDPIEALRYE; this is encoded by the coding sequence GGCGGCAGGTTACGGGGTGACCAGCGTTTTAGAAACGCTGCCCCTGCTTGGCCCGCTATTCAAGGACAATAGCGGCACGGGAGACATCCACCTGCGCATTTCGACCTTCGCGGTGCTTACCTCGACGCTGATGCTGGAGGCTGTGGGGCTGGTAGCAGGCCTGTTGCCTGCGATCAAGGCCGCGCGGATGGATCCGATTGAGGCGCTGCGGTATGAGTGA